The sequence below is a genomic window from Pecten maximus chromosome 14, xPecMax1.1, whole genome shotgun sequence.
gtgtatgatagaacaagtaagagtatatatactatgtagtgtgtatgatagaacaagtaagagtatatatactatgtagtgtgtatgatagaacaagtaagagtatatatactatgtagTGTATGATAGAACAAGtaagagtatatatactatgtagTGTATGATAGAACAAGtaagagtatatatactatgtagtgtgtatgatagaacaagtaagagtatatatactatgtagtgtgtatgatagaacaagtaagagtatatatactatgtagtgtgtatgatagaacaagtaagagtatatatagtgtgtagtgtgtatgatagaacaagtaagagtatatatactatgtagtgtgtatgatagaacaagtaagagtatatatactatgtagTGTATGATAGAACAACTCTTACTAGTACTCTTACTTGTTCTATCATACACGCTACAAAATCATCATTGATGCTTGTAACACCATTTTATAGAACAATAACAATCCATTTGTTATAAGTTTCACGATACAACATAACAATAATACTCTATCAtatctgttacatatatatatatatatatatacttgtctgtactgtcgttattactacttgacacatatatatatattctaattacGATCAGACAACAAGTTCTTCCTACATTTATTAGTGTTAAAGGTTTTCCTAAATTACGAACAGTACAAGGTCTGAAATCTCGGTTGTACAATAGAAAACTGTCGTGTATTGTGGCCGAGTTAAAAAGTCCGTCATCGGTTCATTTAACCAGAATAAAAGGGTCATAATTTGACACTTGACATTTCACAAAAACGGCTAATAAAATGACAAACGACAATCATTGCATTATTAACAGATGAAAATACAGTGTGTCCCTTGAACTGCGTGtgttatgtacgtgtatacACAGTCCTATATACAAGATATCGGTAAAATATCAGAttataaaaacatttgttttggTATCAGATAAACAGTGTAATCTTATGTCTATCAACACCCTAACATTTACATACAGCCGCTAGGGGCTAGATCTCCACCCATGATGtccttttgtctttctgtcagGCAAGTCGTAAAATAGCTTAAAATGAAAGATTTTCTAGGTCAATTATCATACATCCGGTTGATAAGACATCTCGACCTTTTAAATCCTAGTCAGGTATTGAGGATTATCGATACCTAGGCAGGATCGAGTTTATCTATTACCTAATACGCCCCTAACACTTGTCTAATACTATGTATGTGTTTTGCTACATGATTCTGCGCTGTAACACTTCCGGTTGAGAAGTTTGGTCGGTTGTAACTTTTGAGGATTATAAAAAAGTATTATCTTCCAGAATTAGTTACCGCATATCGAAGTTGATACGATCATGTAAAGTTGGAATTTGACAGTGAAAGTGTGCGGATTCTAGCATTTTAGTTTTTggcaataataataatatacaacatttctcttatataatatttatatgttgATCATTTTAGTTTTTggcaataaaaataatatacaacatttatatgttGATCACAACAAGAATTGAAAATGAAGGTCCTACACAGCCTCGCTGTCCGCTACATCCCGTACTACAGCCTTGTTTGAGAGGACACGTCATTCGGTCTCGGTATGAAGACAGAGAGGGCGATGTTACTACCATAACAAAAGACAAAGGGAACAGAAAGAGACAGGGGAATCAATTCTGTCACCAACTCGGGTCGTTCTGGTGTGCGGTTTCACAGTTGGCCCGTTAGTTGTCGAGAGAGAGCACGGCGTGCTCTTTTGATTTAGTTCGATATGTCCCCGTGATTGGTAATGATGCCATTTTAATTCGATTTCTGGAGAAGAGATGACTCAGTGCCATCATATCCGTGCGGCCTGCTGTAACGGCCGGACTGGTGAATACTCTAGGATGAATGAACTCTTACAATAAACGGAAAAGTTgaattcaattcaactttattgcattttaatCCAAATAGAACACATGATGGATCGAACTGCAAACAATGTAACCAAATGGAcaaataactataatatatcAGGGATGTATAGTAGACATCATagaatatacatacattatatagattCAACATATACTTCAGCACATTTTAAGCCTACCTTCCTCAGTTCAAAAGACTTTTTAATTAAGAGGTTAATATCGCGCAAAGCTGTTGTTCGTTAGATTTCAAtagcatacaaatgtatatagattttGTTTATCGGTGAGAATTGAAtgtcttttatattttttcaaaaaactcTCACAACAAAATTTCCAGATCTGTTTATGTTTACGGCTCGACTTACAATACACACATGCATGATTTTAATTTTCGGTATAACTGACCATGAAGTCAAACATCACTATCATTTCCCAAGATTCTATTAACGAAGGGAGTTTTTATCTTTGTTTCTTAACTTGAACCTAAAATCGCGAACATGCTTAAATCACATCGCGAATAAATTGTTTGAAGCATGGAGTCATTTTAAATGACTTTAATTGTAGATTGAACAATGGACattaatcaatacaaaacaatCACAAAAATCCTAGTCTATAAATCTGTCCCCGTCAGCCAGTCTCACTATCGCCATCTGAATCAGACTCCCATAAATAAGTGTTCGATAAGGCACACGGGGAAATCACAGCAACAGTAAAATACGGTACATGTACCTATAGGCCTTAGGGCTTTTGGTAATACAAAGCTTAAACTTGAAAACATACGGGTTTGTATGACTGAACCGCTCCTACGTTAGTATGACGAACTTTTGCATCAGTTCGTTAGACAAATGAAGATCGAGTGCACGTGTTTCGGCTTAAGATATTTTCACcaataaaatacaaacttgATTACAAGTTGGAGATACCGGTATTTTTTATCATTGGACCATACTCTCCACAGGAGAGGAAAGGTCAGGGGGAACCAGCTggcctatatacatgtaacacgcGACGACGGCCTGACAGACCCCTAACGTCACACAAAGGTCGGAGTAACACCAGAATTGTTTATGGAATGTATAAACATGCCACGTGAATTATTTTTACACGGACAGTAGGGTGTAAAAATCTAAAATCTACCGTCGACTTTAGATATCAGTCTATCATACCGTATAGTGAGATGTAGCTTGCGGAAATACTAATCGGTTCCCTAAAACTTTAAGGAAACGATTGATGTTTCGTTAAAATGTCTCTGTAATATGAAAGTGCCGAGAGAATGTTATCCTGTTATATTGTCTATTTTGTGATAGTTTTCCTATGACCAATATGGGCCGCCAAATATTTGACCGGACGTCGAGGTGCTTTCTTGCTATCTCTGGTCATGAACAAGCTTGAAAATCCTAACTTTAAATACTCATTGTCATCTATATTCTACAGGGGTGAGAAACTCTCCTCCCTGGACCATCCCTCCGGAAAACCAATCTAAATTACAGCATAAACTGTCCTCCTGAGTTCCCGGTGTCTCCCGTCAGAGAATCCAGTGTCCCCCGTCAGAGATTCCGCTATCCCCCGTCTGAGATCATGGTGTCCCCCGTCAGAGGTTCTGGTGTCTCTCGTAATAGATTCCGGTATCCCCGTTAGGGATTATAGGTCACCAATCAGAGATTCCAGTGTTCCACGTCAGAGATTACGGTATCCCTAATCAGAGATTCCGGTATCCCCCGTCAGAGATTCTGTGTTACCCATCAGTATTCGGTATCCCCCGTCAGAGATTCCGGTACCCCCCGTCAGAGATTCCGGTATCCCCCGTCAGAGATTCCGCTACATGTGTGTAACCTTTAGACGTATATCGGATCAGATACCCAATCGATTTGACCAGACTGACCGCACGAACACGTGTCTGGTAACGTCTTTCTACACAATGAAATCGACTGACCGCCCTCAGTGGCCCTCATCGTCAGAAAAAAAGCAAACACCTTGGATATAGACTTGTCTCTTAGGCGTCAGGTGGACACAGTACCCTATGGTAGAGTACTCTATGTCCTCCCCGTCCAGATGTATCCCAGGGTATTAACGATAGCCCGCGTTACTGATGGAGTAAATACCACGATATAGGGACATTGGACCAAATAATACGATAATTCCAACCACCTGGCTAATGATACCAACGATTATGTTATAAAATTAAGTAAAACCCAGCTGGTGTTAATAGAGAAAATGTATCATTATTACGTCTTAGAATGAGGGTGTGGAAACCTTTCTCAATTGAACGAATGGCACGGACGCCATTCTTGTCTTATCAACAAGagttaataatataaacaatataaatgttatcATTACTTCTCCGTGATATAGATTTGTTGGATGTGATGAGGCCGTGTACCCGAATAATCTCGGCTGGTTGTACACGGAAGCCAGGAACACAGTCAGCTGTCGTAATCAGTGATATTCCGGGGAAAGCCAGACTAATTGATAAACATAATCATTTCTCAGATAAGTTATCATAATTTGATATCCGGTAGTCGTGTTGACATTATGGGAAAACCATCTTGTTTAAAGCAGTGAAGTGGATCTAATTAGCAGATTGGCATGACGTAAAGTTGAATCTTCGCTGTTAGTCCTTACATAACGTAGCTGAACGTACAGTTTATTAATAATCTCTTATAGTGTAATCTAACCAACCTGACGTTAGGTACTGCTGGGTGTCGTAGTTTAACTTCTACATAAATTGCAAAACAATTTGGTTCTTTAGTTTTCTTTAACATAATGATTCGaacaaatgtaaacatgtacTTTCATTATTCGTGTTTGACCCTagttaaatcattttaatgtaGTTTACCATACAATCCCCGTTTTGTGTAAGCCTAAGCTTGCTGTATCCTCTGTGACGACAGTGACTCCGATACTTATTACATCATAGCTGTCACTATCACGAACGTACACACTACAACTACCCCACCGCAACCCAATCCAAACCAACTCCCGTCATAAGATTTACACGCGCACAGTTGCAATACTCCGACCCCCGGGCTATGGGACGTCCTTATTTACACGCGCACAGTTGTCATACCCCGACCCCCGGGCTATGGAAAGTCATTTCCTACACACATAATTGCAATATCCCGACACCCGGGCTATGTGACGTcattacatactgtacacacacacaGTAGCAATACCCCGACCCCCGGGCTATGGGACGTCATTTCCTACACACATAGTTACAATATCCCGACCCTAGCTTATGTGTCGTCATTACATACACACACAGTTGCAATACCCTGACCCCCGGGCTGTGGGACGTCATTACTTACCCGCACACAGCTGTAGTATCCCGGCCACCCGGGCTATGGTCGGTGACACAATTCCCTGGATACACACGGCAAGTATAGCGGTGAGAGACACCAGCATGGCCAGTCCACATCCAACTCCGATTGTCAGGGTCCCGATTTGCCAGGACAGACTGGGAATGTCTTCGAACGTGGAGTAACGTCCGCACTGTTCTACCATTACCAGGGATCCGAACTCGTTCATCCGGGGGTAGTTACATCTCCGGAAAACTCCGAAGTACACTGGTGTCTCCCCCATATACCCCCGTAACCAGAAGGGCATGTAAAACCCCACACTCCCCGCCAGGGCAGCTAATAGGGAGGAGAAGGCCCAGAAAACGCCCACACCGGACAGACCAGCCATCCTCGTTACGGACGTAACAATAAAGAAGGTTCGTCCGTAACGACAATTACATCTATAGGAAGTTTTCactcaaacatgaaaatgttaTACCAGAAATCGTGATTTGTCGATGTCGAGAAGATTGATTCCTAATCTGTGTATACACACGTTACCTATATAATCCTCGGCTGTCTCCGATCACATTGTAGGGGGGTCCCTACCCTTTATAGCATGGCCTTCCACTGATTTAGGGTTTAACGAATTATCTCCCAAATAAATACTGACGTTTCACACATACCGATGACATCCACTACACAGCGGTTTACGTtgtaaaatattccatatcGATGATCTGTATAAACTAACTATTGGTGTAAATCCTCTCCCACATGTATGTCATCTACAGAGAACCTGTCAGTGGAGCAGTAATCCCGACATCGCTAAACAACGGTATCAAGACGGAAGACAAAGGCAGTCCAACCACCTAGGAGTGAGGAACATCAGTCTCCCAGGCTACAGCCGTCACGGTCGCTAGTCGTGCGGGGTACAGACCACGCGCTCTGTTTACATACTAGTTCTCACAGCTAGGCCATGAATGAAGTCTCCTTACAACTCTCACATGCTTACTCAATACGACTTGTGACTGATCACTCAAGCGTAGAGAGTTCAGGGCGGGTCAGAGGTCATGTCAAAAGACAGGTCATTGGGCGTTTGTTGATGAAGCGTAAATCTTGGTTTACAGGCTCGTAAAATCCACCAGGGACCTGGTAAAATCGACtgacatttatttatatacatagaaaatacatatttcatacGAGCAAACAATCTTAAAATTCCAAACGCTTTTTTTTAACAAGACAAAGGACGAGGTATGTATCCGTTTGTTCCCCATGCTGTAAGTAAGTACGAGTTACGTCCCTTGAAGTTGATAATGTATAAATCTAACTTACATTTTAGGTATGGGGATTGGTAAGGTTGAGTCGAGTTGGTGGCTCGTCAGAAAGATTTCATGTCAAAAATAGAGAACAGCCAACATG
It includes:
- the LOC117342383 gene encoding LHFPL tetraspan subfamily member 6 protein-like; protein product: MAGLSGVGVFWAFSSLLAALAGSVGFYMPFWLRGYMGETPVYFGVFRRCNYPRMNEFGSLVMVEQCGRYSTFEDIPSLSWQIGTLTIGVGCGLAMLVSLTAILAVCIQGIVSPTIARVAGILQLCAGILIGAGVGIYPNGWDSSEVQQACGYTSQPYYMGDCTLFWSFYLTAAGAAVTLIGSAMSCHASKRKFGHASYADM